GACGTCCACGGAGAAATCGAGACGGCGCTTCTCGCCGTGCCGAGCCTCGATGAAGACCGCATCCTGCGACGCTACATCAACGCCGTCGATTCGACGCTACGCACCAACTATTTCCAGAAGAACGACACGGCAGCCGCGATGCTGGCCTTCAAGTTCGACCCGCAGCTTCTCGACGGCCTGCCGGACCCGAGACCCTTCCGCGAAATCTTCGTCTTCGGCGTGGAAGTCGAGGGTGTGCACCTTCGGTTCGGCAAGGTCGCCCGCGGCGGCCTGCGCTGGTCGGACCGCGCGCAGGACTACCGCACGGAAGTGCTCGGCCTCGTCAAGGCGCAGCAGGTCAAGAACGCGGTTATCGTGCCGGTCGGCGCCAAGGGCGGCTTTTATCCCAAGCAGCTGCCGGTGGGCGGCAGCCGCAATGCCTGGCTTGCCGCCGGCACCGCGGCATACAAGACCTATATCCGCACGCTGCTGTCGATCACCGACAACATCGTCGACGGCAAGGTGGTGGCTCCGGCCGACACCGTTCGGCTCGATGAAGACGATCCCTATTTCGTCGTCGCGGCCGACAAGGGCACCGCGACCTTCTCCGACACCGCCAACGGCCTTGCCCAGGCGGCGGGCTTCTGGCTGGACGACGCCTTCGCCTCCGGCGGTTCCGCCGGCTACGACCACAAGAAGATGGGGATTACCGCGCGCGGCGCCTGGGAAGCGGTCAAGCGCCACTTCCGGGAGATGAACACCGACATCCAGACGACGCCGTTCAGCGTGGTCGGTGTCGGCGACATGTCCGGCGACGTCTTCGGCAACGGCATGCTGCTCTCGGAAAAGATCCGCCTGATTGCCGCCTTCGACCATCGCGACATCTTCATCGATCCCGACCCGGATACCGCGATCTCCTTTGCCGAGCGCAAACGCATGTTCGAACTGCCGCGTTCGAGCTGGCAGGATTATGATCGCAAGACCTTGTCCAAGGGTGCGATGATCATTTCGCGTGCGGAAAAATCCGTGACGCTCACGCCGGAAGCGGCCGCCGCCATCGGCCTCGACAAGACGGTCGCGACACCCTTGGACATCATGAGCGCCATCCTCAAGGCTCCGGTCGACCTCCTCTGGTTCGGCGGCATCGGCACCTATGTGAAGGCTGCGAGCGAAACGGACACGGAAGTCGGTGACCGCGCCAACGACGCGATCCGCGTGACCGGCACCGAGGTTCGGGCCAAGGTGATCGGCGAGGGCGCCAATCTCGGCGTCACCCAGCGCGGCCGTATCGCCTATGCGCTGAACGGCGGGCGCATTAATTCCGACGCGATCGACAATTCCGCCGGCGTGAATTCCTCCGACGTCGAGGTCAACATCAAGATCGCGCTCGCGCCGCCGATGGCCGACGGCCGTCTGACCCGCGACAAGCGCAATCGCCTTCTCTCGGAGATGACCGAGGAAGTCGGCGAACTCGTGCTGCGCAACAACTACTTGCAGAGCCTTGCGATCTCGCTCAGCGAACGCAAGGGGTCTGGCAACAGGGAAGAACTGAGCCGGCTGATGAACTATCTCGAGGCGGCCGGAAGGTTGAACCGCAAGGTCGAGACGCTGCCGGATAACGTCGCGCTTACGGAGCGTTACGCCAGCGGCAAGAGCCTCACCAGGCCGGAAATCGGCGTGCTGCTCTCCTATGCCAAGATCGTTCTGTTCGACCAGATCGTCGAATCCGGCCTGCCGGACGATCCCTATTGCGCAGCCGCTTTGACGAACTACTTCCCCGCCCGCATGCGCAAGACCTATGCGAAGGATATCGCCGGCCACCGCCTGCACCGCGAGATCATCGCGACCGTACTTGCCAACCATGTCATCAACCGCGGCGGACCCGGCTTCGTGGTTGCCGTCGGCGACGCCACCGGCACCCTGCCGGCGGAAGTGGTGAAGGCGGCATTGCTGACCCGCGACGGCCTCGACCTGCCGGCACTGTGGGACCGCATCGACGCACTCGACGCTACCATTCCCGGTGAAATCCAGAACCGTCTCTATGCGGCTGTAGGACGTGTCTACGAAGGAATGACCCGTCTGATCGTCGAGACGGGCCTTTCGACGATCGCACTCGGCGAAGCCCTGCCGCGCCTCAAGACTGCTGTGAAGGCCTGCGAGAAGGCGCTCTCCTCGACCCTTCCGGCCCAGCTCAAGCAGCAGTTCGAGGCCGAAACGGCGGAGCTGACGGATGCGGGCGTGCCGGCAGACGTGGCGGCCGATGTCGTGAAACTGCAGGCGCTGCTGCTGGTACCGGAAGTCATGCAGATCGTGGAACGCACGGGAGCCCCGCTTGCCCGCGCCATCGAGGGCTATTTCGCGGTATCGGAAATCTTCCGCATCGACCGCATCCTTGCGCTCGGCGCCCGCGTCGCCACCAACGACCACTATGATAGTCTCGCGCTGTTCCGTAGCCTCGACCAGATCGGTGCGGCGCGCCGCGAGATCGTGATCTCGGCGCTGACAAGCCATGCGGGCGAGAAACAGCCGGTGCAGGCCTGGCATGCCGCCGACCTCCAGCGCATCAACCGTCTCGGCGCCGAACTGCTGGCGCTGAGCGAGGGCGCGGAGGCAAGCCTGTCGAAGATCGCGGTTGCGGCAGGTCTCGTAAGCGACCTTGCCCATGGCCGGTCGCGATAGGCATGATCCGACCGGAGTGAAGCGAGGATCGTCAAGATCATGCTTGAAGAAGATCTTCGCGCTGGCTGAGGGGGACGGAAATTGACGGCGACAGTGGAAACCGCAAGGCAGCCCGTCTTCAGCCGCGGGGTCGTGAGCTGGATGTTCTTCGACTGGGCCGCCCAGCCGTTCTTCACCGTCATCACGACCTTCATCTTCGGTCCCTACTTCGTCTCGCGGCTGACCAATGACCCGGTCAGCGCGCAGGCGATGTGGAGCAACATGGCGACGATCTCCTCGGTGATCATCGCCGTTCTCTCCCCGGTTCTCGGCGCGATCGCCGATGAATCCGGCTCACGAAAGCCGTGGATCGCCTTCTTTGCCGTCATCAAGATCGTCAGCCTCTGCCTGCTGTGGACAGCGGCACCGGGTTCACCGGTCGTCTATCCGGTGCTGTTGATGATCCTCGCAACGATTTCGGCGGAGTTTTCCATCGTCTTCAACGATTCCATGATGCCGCGGCTGGTCAACACGCGCGACGTCGGACGCGTCTCCAATATCGCCTGGGGCCTCGGCTATCTCGGCGGCATGATCGTGCTGATCGGCGTCGTGCTGTTCATCGCCGCAAGCCCGGAGAAGGGCACAACGCTGCTCGGCGGCACGCCGCTCTTCGGTCTGGATCCCGTAACCGGCGAGGATGCCCGCGTCACCGGCCCGATCTCGGCGCTCTGGTATCTGGTCTTCATCCTGCCGATGTTCCTCTTCACCCCCGATGCCGGTCGCGGCAAGCCGCTTCCGACAGCCATACGTTCAGGCTTCAACGAACTGGGCAGAACGCTTCTGGAACTGCGCGGGAGGCCCGGCATCTTCCGTTTCCTGATCGGCCGCATGATCTATCAGGACGGCGTCAACGGGCTTCTGACCCTTGGCGGCATCTTCGCCGCTGCCATGTTCGGCTGGTCGACCATGGAAATCGGCATCTACGGCATCATCCTGAATGTCGTGGCAATCTTCGGCTGCATGGCGGCAAGTTCCATCGACCGCCTGCTCGGCTCGAAATTCGTCGTGGTGCTGAGCCTTCTCTTTCTTTTGGCCGCAACCGTCGGGATCATTTCCACCGGCAAGGACTTCACACTGTTCGGCCTCATTCAATGGCCCGCCAGCGCCGGCGAAGGCCTGTTTTCGTCTCCGGCGGAGAAGGCCTATATCCTCTACGGCACCCTGATCGGCATCGCCTTCGGTCCGGTGCAGGCTTCCTCGCGCTCATACCTTGCGCGGAGCGTCAGCACTTCCGAGGCCGGACGCTATTTCGGCATCTACGCCCTGTCGGGCCGCGCCACGAGCTTCATGGCGACGCTCAGCTTTTCGCTCCTGACCTACTGGACCGGATCGGCGCGCGTCGGCATGGCGAGCCTGATCGTCTTTCTTCTCGTCGGCCTCATCCTCCTCCTGCGCACGCCTTACCCGGCTGCCCGTCCGGCTGTTTCGGCGGAAGCATGAAAAAGGCCCGGTCTCGCGACCGGGCCTTTGAAGCATTCTGACATCAGAAGAAATCAGTGCCGGAAATGACGGATGCCGGTGAAGACCATGGCAACGTTGTGCTCGTCCGCTGCGGCGATCACTTCCGCATCGCGCATCGAACCGCCCGGCTGGATGACCGCGGTAGCACCCGCGGCGATTGCCGCCAGGAGACCGTCGGCGAAGGGATAGAAGGCTTCCGAAGCGACGGCGGAACCCTTGGTCAGCGGCTCGGCGAGACCGAGCGCCTTGGCGGCATCCTCGGCCTTCAGCGCGGCGATGCGGGCCGAATCCACACGGCTCATCTGGCCGGCGCCGATGCCGGCCGTCTGGCCGTTCTTGGCATAGATCACCGCGTTCGACTTCACATGCTTGGCGATCTTGAAGGCAAAGCGCATGTCTTCGAGTTCGGTCGCCGTCGGCGCACGCTTCGTCACGACCTTGAGATCCAGATCCTCGACAAGCACGTTGTCGCGCGACTGGACGAGCAGGCCGCCCGAAACGGTCTTGGCAACGATGCCGGCTGCGCGCGGATCGGGCAGGGCGCCGGTGGTCAGAAGGCGCAGATTGGGCTTGGCCGCAATGATCGCCCTGGCTTCATCGGTCACCTCTGGAGCAATGATGACCTCGGTGAAGAGCTTGACGATCTCGGTTGCCGTTTCCGCATCGAGCAACTGGTTGAGTGCGATGATGCCGCCGAAGGCCGAGACGGAATCGCAGGCAAGCGCACGCTTGTAGGCCTCGACGAGGCTCGGGCCGGTCGCAACGCCACAGGGATTGGCATGCTTGATGATCGCACAGGCCGGACCGTTTTCCGGGCGGAATTCGGCAACCAGCTCGAAGGCGGCGTCGGTATCGTTGATGTTGTTGTAGGAAAGCTGCTTTCCCTGCAGCAGTGTTGCCGTAGCGACACCCGGCCGCTGGTCGCCGGTGACGTAGAAACCGGCGCTCTGATGCGGGTTTTCGCCGTAACGCATCTTTTCCTTCAGCGCGCCGCCGATGGCGCGGTAATCCGGCATGTCGATGCCGAGCGCTTCCGCCATCCAGTTGGAGATGATCGCATCATAGGCAGCGGTGCGGGCGAATGCCTTGGCGGCAAACTTCTGGCGGATCGAATAGGAGATGTGGCCGTCATCGGCCTGAAGCGCATCGAGCAGCGCCGTGTAGTCGGACGGGTCCGTCAGGACCGTGACATAGGCGTGGTTCTTGGCCGAAGCGCGGATCATCGCGGGACCGCCGATGTCGATATTCTCGACCGTGGTCGGATAATCGCCGCCGGCCGCGCGAACGGCTTCGAACGGGTAAAGGTTGATGACCGAGAGGTCGATGCCCTCGATGCCGTGCTCGCGCATCGCGGCCTGATGTTCCTCGTCGTCACGGATCGAAAGAAGACCGCCATGCACGCGTGGATGCAGGGTCTTTACCCGGCCGTCCATGATTTCGGGAAAGCCCGTGACCTCGGATACGTCGATGACCGGCAGGCCCGCCGCCGCAATCGCCTTGTGGGTGCCGCCGGTCGACAGAAGCTTGACGCCGAGCGCGTTCAGCGCCTGCGCAAGCTCGACGATGCCGGTCTTGTCGGACACCGACAGGAGTGCGGTGCGGATCCGGATGCGGTCCGGCACGGGAATTTTCTTGGAAACGACGGCCATGGTTTTCTCCGATCTGAATTGCGCCTTCGATGGAGATCGCAGACGCGATGCCGCCGCCTACCACAGCCCGTCCCAGGAGGAAACCTTTTCCCTTAGAAACTATGCATGATGCGCAAGAAACCAGCGGATTTCCGGGCCGGCAAAGGTCAGTTCGAGCTGTTGTGAGGGACGCACACCCGAGACATCGGCGAAGAACACGTCCTCTCCGATCACCAGATCGTTAGCAGGCGACGAAAACACCCAGCTTTCGCCATCCGGCGCAACGAGACGTACCTTGCGCTGGTCGATCCGTTCGATCTTGATCGCCGGGTGGATATGGAAACGCGCCACCGCGGTTTCCGGAGGTGCATTCGGAGACGGTGTTCCGTCAGGCAGCATGAAGCGGTCACGTCCGGCGATCTTGTTGCCGGCTTCGTTGAGCCGGATCTCGCGCTCGTGCAACAGGCCGAAGCGGGCGAGGTAGCCGTCATGGCTGACACAGAGCCGGTCGCTGCCATCGGGTCCCGTCTGCCGCTGCTCGGCGACGTCGGAAACGCCGCTGCTCATCAGCGGACCGAGGAAGGCGGAAGACGAGATACGCGCCGACGAGCTGGTGCCGACGGCAACGGTCGAATGGGCCGCCGTGGTGCGGGCAAGCTGCCGAAGCTTGTCATTGGCAAAGCGCGGAGAACCGCTGTTGACGATGAAACGGTTGCGGCCCGACGACAGTTCGAAGGAAAGGCAGCCGGCATGGGCCGTCTTCGAAAGCTCCGGGCAAAGCGGGTGGCCGGTATCCACGATGATCACAGCCGCGCCTGCCGCAAGCCGGTGAAAATGCGAATGGGGCAGGGCCTTGAACGGCTGTCCGGCACTTTCATCATAGCGCAGGACGCACATCAACTCGTTGGCAAGCGTCGAGCTCGCTCCGTTGAACAGCGCAAGATCGCCGCCCTGATGGCGGAAGAAGCGGATCGCCGGATACATGCGGTCAATGGCGGGGATGAGCCGCGCGGGAACCTCATGGCCGAGATTGATATAGGTCTGGCGAAGCGGCAGAAGGTCGAACAGAAGCTCGACCGCCGCCTGAGGATTGCGCGAGACATGCCCGCCATCGGGAAGGATCTGCTGGTCGATTTCGCGGTTGAGATCGCGCGCAGCGCGACGGATCGTCGAGGAACGGGACTCCATGGCGATGGAGGCCATGGCAAGCGCGATCCGGACACGCAGCCGCTTCAGGCCGATCGGCAGGAAATCCGCCTCGCGGCGCAGGAAACGCACCTGAAACACAAGGCTGGCAAGGAAACGTCGGTAAAAACCGCTATCGGTATCCTGCAGGACGATGGGCGAATGGGAAAGCCAGGCGATAATGCGCTGGGCAACCACATCGTGATCCCAGGCGGCACCGCCGGTGCGCGCGCCATACAGACCGATCCAGGAATCGACGATGGCGCGGGCATTGGCGCAGGCGTTCGCACTCTTGTCCGAGCGGATATGCCGAAGCCATGCGAAGCTGTGGAGCCGCGTGGAAAATGCCGGCGAGGGCGGTTCGAAATCGAATGGCGAACGATCCCCCGCATCGAGGACCCGGCCCGCGAGCGGGAAACGCCCCTGCAGGATTTCCTCGGCCACGAACGGATCGACCACCCGAAGATCGGTCGGCGCGGCGATCAGCCTGGCGTTATTGGCAGGTGTCCATTTGAGGCGCATCGACCGACCGATCGCCAGCCCGCGCGTCGCCCGTCGCCAGGCTTCGCCGAGATAGAGAGAGATCAGCCTCTGGCGTTCTGTAATCTGCATTGTCTTTCCATGCCGCCCCGAAGAGATCGGGCGCGCAAGATCCCGCGAACGGAACCGACCGGATAGCCGGTCTCCCGCACGCAGGCAGCCATCGTTCCGCTCCGTCCGGTGATCCGGGTTTCCGGAAACGACTCGTCCACATAACGCCATCTGCCGCCGCCAACGGGCAGGCGATGCCGAGCCTCTTCAAATTCCAACAATTTTAGTGAAGTTTCCGTTAAATTTTAGCAAGAACGCAAGCATAGAAACCATCCATGCCACCGAGTTCCGCCAGAACGGCGGGAGTGGCGCGGAAATCCCCCTTCGGGGATATCGCGGCTTGCATGCCCGGCCAGTCCGAAGGACCGATCGGGACGCGGCTGAAGGCGGGATTGTCGGCGAGAACGCGCTCGATCAGCTCTTCACCCTCAAGAGGATCGAGCGAGCAGTTGGAAAAGACCACCCGACCGCCCGACCCGACAAGGGTCAGCGCGTGCCGCAACAGTTTTTCCTGAACGCCTGCCAGCTTGACGATATCCTCCGGCCCCTTGGTCCAGAGCACATCCGGATGACGCCGTGTGGTTCCCGTCGAGGAACACGGCGCATCGAGGAGGACGGCATCGAAAGGCTGTTCGGCCGAAAAATCGAGAAGGTTGGATCGGACGCAATCCACCGAGAAGCCAAGCCGCTCGAGATTGCCCTTCAGCCGCTTCAGCCGGGATTCCGACTGTTCGACCGCTGTC
The window above is part of the Rhizobium sp. ACO-34A genome. Proteins encoded here:
- a CDS encoding bifunctional phosphoribosylaminoimidazolecarboxamide formyltransferase/IMP cyclohydrolase, translated to MAVVSKKIPVPDRIRIRTALLSVSDKTGIVELAQALNALGVKLLSTGGTHKAIAAAGLPVIDVSEVTGFPEIMDGRVKTLHPRVHGGLLSIRDDEEHQAAMREHGIEGIDLSVINLYPFEAVRAAGGDYPTTVENIDIGGPAMIRASAKNHAYVTVLTDPSDYTALLDALQADDGHISYSIRQKFAAKAFARTAAYDAIISNWMAEALGIDMPDYRAIGGALKEKMRYGENPHQSAGFYVTGDQRPGVATATLLQGKQLSYNNINDTDAAFELVAEFRPENGPACAIIKHANPCGVATGPSLVEAYKRALACDSVSAFGGIIALNQLLDAETATEIVKLFTEVIIAPEVTDEARAIIAAKPNLRLLTTGALPDPRAAGIVAKTVSGGLLVQSRDNVLVEDLDLKVVTKRAPTATELEDMRFAFKIAKHVKSNAVIYAKNGQTAGIGAGQMSRVDSARIAALKAEDAAKALGLAEPLTKGSAVASEAFYPFADGLLAAIAAGATAVIQPGGSMRDAEVIAAADEHNVAMVFTGIRHFRH
- a CDS encoding heparinase, with product MQITERQRLISLYLGEAWRRATRGLAIGRSMRLKWTPANNARLIAAPTDLRVVDPFVAEEILQGRFPLAGRVLDAGDRSPFDFEPPSPAFSTRLHSFAWLRHIRSDKSANACANARAIVDSWIGLYGARTGGAAWDHDVVAQRIIAWLSHSPIVLQDTDSGFYRRFLASLVFQVRFLRREADFLPIGLKRLRVRIALAMASIAMESRSSTIRRAARDLNREIDQQILPDGGHVSRNPQAAVELLFDLLPLRQTYINLGHEVPARLIPAIDRMYPAIRFFRHQGGDLALFNGASSTLANELMCVLRYDESAGQPFKALPHSHFHRLAAGAAVIIVDTGHPLCPELSKTAHAGCLSFELSSGRNRFIVNSGSPRFANDKLRQLARTTAAHSTVAVGTSSSARISSSAFLGPLMSSGVSDVAEQRQTGPDGSDRLCVSHDGYLARFGLLHEREIRLNEAGNKIAGRDRFMLPDGTPSPNAPPETAVARFHIHPAIKIERIDQRKVRLVAPDGESWVFSSPANDLVIGEDVFFADVSGVRPSQQLELTFAGPEIRWFLAHHA
- a CDS encoding NAD-glutamate dehydrogenase, which translates into the protein MVANRKLKREPQLEAASKIAEAIQEPFIDPAILFGRASGDDLDNYTPEMLAFSSLRAASDIAAWDGKAPRIVIAPIADVTPAGTPVSVLSIIERNKPFLYDSVMGEVTSVYRDIFMAVHPILSIVPGGPVSLAGADEEPEGAIRTSYIQLHLAPLTDTQSAALKARLEIVLAQVHMASADWKQMLSLLDTTMRELGELSLGRRKGDRDEALAFLDWLRDDNFTFLGMREYVYSGEGEAATLERDKGTGLGILSDPDVLVLRQGRNAVTTTPEILEFLQGPDFLIVTKANVKSIVHRRAYMDYVGVKRFDRDGKVVGELRIVGLFTSTAYTGSVSQIPLLRAKARKVTDHFGFDPQSHSGRILQNTLEAYPRDDLFQIEPDQLAKFCEQINDLSERPRVRVLPRIDQFDRFVSLIVYVPREDYNSVVREKIGAYLTQVYQGRVSAYYPAFPEGGVARVHIIIGRSEGKTPRIAQTTLEEAVREITARWSDRFEALAGPKAPALEVSQAYQEAFSPEEAVHDLAHIQACLAGEPVSIAFHETTTEAGRQLYLKIFHAGVHLPLSRRVPLLENLGFRVISERTFDIHVSPEGGDETLVVLHDMELTVPEGESFGIAEKGPITEEAFLAAFSGKVDNDTFNRLVLAAGLTAREVTVLRAYAAYLRQAGFVYSQGHIAETLNRHPAIAKLIFDLFHASFDPKLAEKPRIRKLSDVHGEIETALLAVPSLDEDRILRRYINAVDSTLRTNYFQKNDTAAAMLAFKFDPQLLDGLPDPRPFREIFVFGVEVEGVHLRFGKVARGGLRWSDRAQDYRTEVLGLVKAQQVKNAVIVPVGAKGGFYPKQLPVGGSRNAWLAAGTAAYKTYIRTLLSITDNIVDGKVVAPADTVRLDEDDPYFVVAADKGTATFSDTANGLAQAAGFWLDDAFASGGSAGYDHKKMGITARGAWEAVKRHFREMNTDIQTTPFSVVGVGDMSGDVFGNGMLLSEKIRLIAAFDHRDIFIDPDPDTAISFAERKRMFELPRSSWQDYDRKTLSKGAMIISRAEKSVTLTPEAAAAIGLDKTVATPLDIMSAILKAPVDLLWFGGIGTYVKAASETDTEVGDRANDAIRVTGTEVRAKVIGEGANLGVTQRGRIAYALNGGRINSDAIDNSAGVNSSDVEVNIKIALAPPMADGRLTRDKRNRLLSEMTEEVGELVLRNNYLQSLAISLSERKGSGNREELSRLMNYLEAAGRLNRKVETLPDNVALTERYASGKSLTRPEIGVLLSYAKIVLFDQIVESGLPDDPYCAAALTNYFPARMRKTYAKDIAGHRLHREIIATVLANHVINRGGPGFVVAVGDATGTLPAEVVKAALLTRDGLDLPALWDRIDALDATIPGEIQNRLYAAVGRVYEGMTRLIVETGLSTIALGEALPRLKTAVKACEKALSSTLPAQLKQQFEAETAELTDAGVPADVAADVVKLQALLLVPEVMQIVERTGAPLARAIEGYFAVSEIFRIDRILALGARVATNDHYDSLALFRSLDQIGAARREIVISALTSHAGEKQPVQAWHAADLQRINRLGAELLALSEGAEASLSKIAVAAGLVSDLAHGRSR
- a CDS encoding MFS transporter → MFFDWAAQPFFTVITTFIFGPYFVSRLTNDPVSAQAMWSNMATISSVIIAVLSPVLGAIADESGSRKPWIAFFAVIKIVSLCLLWTAAPGSPVVYPVLLMILATISAEFSIVFNDSMMPRLVNTRDVGRVSNIAWGLGYLGGMIVLIGVVLFIAASPEKGTTLLGGTPLFGLDPVTGEDARVTGPISALWYLVFILPMFLFTPDAGRGKPLPTAIRSGFNELGRTLLELRGRPGIFRFLIGRMIYQDGVNGLLTLGGIFAAAMFGWSTMEIGIYGIILNVVAIFGCMAASSIDRLLGSKFVVVLSLLFLLAATVGIISTGKDFTLFGLIQWPASAGEGLFSSPAEKAYILYGTLIGIAFGPVQASSRSYLARSVSTSEAGRYFGIYALSGRATSFMATLSFSLLTYWTGSARVGMASLIVFLLVGLILLLRTPYPAARPAVSAEA